A stretch of DNA from Desmospora activa DSM 45169:
GGGTTATGAACTGGTGGCACAACATTCCCCCACACATATAGGCGGCGGTGGACACGGTTCCCTTCATCGCATCGATTCCCACCTCCCTCTCATTATCGCCGGGACGGATCAACGGCCCAAACATCCGCGCATCGTCGACCTGAAGGAGTATATCCTCCACTTGATGGATCACAGGCCCTCTGTTGATTAGAAAAAGCAAAAACGTCGGCAAAAAGCCGGCGTTTTTTGAATATGGACCAGGGCCCGATTTCCGTTTCCACGACTCTTTCCTTTTCAGCGAAGAGGAGTCCGCTCCATTCTCCTCCGATGATCATTACGACGTTTTTCTTAACCGTTATATTGTCCCACCCAATATCCATTGCATTAGTTGTCCCATTACTACGCCAAGGTAGTTGCCGACGACATAGCCCAACACCCCCAACAGTACCGCTGGGGTGACCAGACTGTACCAACCCTTGGAGCTAGCCAGGGCAACAGCGGTGGAAGGGCCGCCAATACAAGCTTGACTGGCGGTGGCCAACACCTCCACCTCCACTTTGAACCAACGTCCCGCTCCAAACAGTACAAACGCATGGATGGATACCAGAATCGCCAAAAACAAGAAGACGATCGGACCTTTTTCCACCAGCGTATGAAGGATTGTCCCAGCTCCCATGGTTGCAAAAAAGAAATGCAAGATAAAATTGCCCATCTCTTCCCCACCCGCAAGGCGGTTAATAGGAGTCAACCACGCAACCAACAACGCCAATGTGGTATACCACAAGACTGAAGGAATTTCCACACCGACTGCCTGGTTGATCACCGGGGTCAACCACTCGCCAATCGCTACAATCACAAAAGTAACAGCCGCCAGTGTGACCAAACCGTGGATAGTAAAAATCGCTTTTCCCGTTAAGCCCGTTCCCATCGGAGGAGCGATCTCTCCCCTTCTGTCACGAATCGAAGGATAAAAACTTCGCAACACTACAGGCAATAATGCCGTCATCACCATCCACAGATTGGTCATGATATTATCCGCAGCCGCACCGGTTGCAAACATTGTCTCTGAGGTGCCCAAGGCATCGCCTACTGCGGCGTAGTTCACCCCGCCCCCGATATAGCTGGCTGTAAACTGACCTCCTACTTTCCACGCTTCATCCCCGATACCGGTAGCCGTCACTCCAATCGCCACCATCGCACCGATAACCGTTCCCAACGCACCGAGGATAAACGCGATGATAGCAGGCTTTCCCAAGCGGCGCAGGCTAGTCAGATCCGTCGACAATAGCAACAACACAATCGCTAGTGGAATGCCATAATCCCCGGCAAAGACATAGATCGGATTCAGCTCCCCTTCCGCCTGCCCGATCGAAGGTGGAATCACCTGTAGATTGACGAGAATCGCCGCCCCTGTTATAACCAAAATAGCTGTACCCAAAAATGAAAAAAAACGAAAATGGCGATCTAACCAGAACGAGACAGCAATTAGCACGGTGATGACAGCCCCCACAGCAAAGGGATCCGTCACCCACGCATCACTGGACATGCTTTAACTCCCCCTCTTTTCACAAGCAATCCAAAATCTGCTTTTTGTAAACGAAAAGAATATTCTCCTTACTTATCATAGCAAATGACATTCAATCTTTCCTTATCGCCAGCCAGTCCGCCCAACAATCCGCACAAACTTTCCGCCGTTCAATCCATTTTCTTATCCATCCCTCCTCCTACATGCTAACAAGATGTATTCATCTTATTTGCTCGCTATACCCTATATGTAGGATCAATACGGTGAATCGTCGGATATCATCGTTATGTGGCTTCTATCCTGCATTCGATTTCACCATCCTCATATTCTCACTCTTCCGTCTATTTATATTTGGACACAAAATTATATTTGTATGCGAATAACTGATATAGGGGATAAAACTTCATGTTCCCCAGAAAATAATGTCTGGTCTTCCGTCAGACAAAACAAACTTGCATCCAGAAACAGACAAAAAAAGAGGGTCATGAGACGGAGTTTTATATACGGTGAAAAGTCCTCCCTATAACGATGGGGAGGACTTTTCAGGTTTAAAGAGGAAAACCAATATAGTACTGATGCCTTCCACTTTTGCCGATAAGACAAACGGGTAACAATCGACACCACCGATCGAGGAGGAATGGTTGATGGAAAAGCGGCCACCATTGAAAAAGGTGATTCAAGCCCCGCGGGGAAGCACTTTAAACACCCAGGGTTGGGTACAGGAAGCGGCTTTACGCATGCTGATGAACAATCTGGACCCGGAAGTGGCGGAGCGGCCCCAGGATCTTGTCGTCTATGGTGGGATTGGAAAAGCGGCACGGGATTGGAAGTCTTATGAGGCGATTGTAGAGACGCTGAAACGATTGAAAAATGATGAAACCCTTCTCATCCAATCCGGTAAGCCAGTAGCAGTCTTCCGTACACACCGGGATGCGCCGCGGGTGCTGTTGGCCAACTCCAACTTGGTTCCGCGCTGGGCCGATTGGAATCACTTTCATGAGCTGGACCGAAAAGGATTGATGATGTACGGC
This window harbors:
- a CDS encoding DUF819 domain-containing protein, with protein sequence MSSDAWVTDPFAVGAVITVLIAVSFWLDRHFRFFSFLGTAILVITGAAILVNLQVIPPSIGQAEGELNPIYVFAGDYGIPLAIVLLLLSTDLTSLRRLGKPAIIAFILGALGTVIGAMVAIGVTATGIGDEAWKVGGQFTASYIGGGVNYAAVGDALGTSETMFATGAAADNIMTNLWMVMTALLPVVLRSFYPSIRDRRGEIAPPMGTGLTGKAIFTIHGLVTLAAVTFVIVAIGEWLTPVINQAVGVEIPSVLWYTTLALLVAWLTPINRLAGGEEMGNFILHFFFATMGAGTILHTLVEKGPIVFLFLAILVSIHAFVLFGAGRWFKVEVEVLATASQACIGGPSTAVALASSKGWYSLVTPAVLLGVLGYVVGNYLGVVMGQLMQWILGGTI